A genomic region of Polypterus senegalus isolate Bchr_013 chromosome 17, ASM1683550v1, whole genome shotgun sequence contains the following coding sequences:
- the sesn2 gene encoding sestrin-2 isoform X2 — protein sequence MRVSGAENDWSESRSDGMTCERCKAQDRGIQVPRVLGKGPSFFIPLKQIMEEGVESDHQLLIEAFVSMGRVDNITSIMGLHPKYLACFLRTRHYLLQMDGPLPYPCRHYIAIMAAARHQCLYLVQLHASEFLQVGGDPQWLNGLQYCPRKLKNLNELNKLLAHRPWFITKDHIEALLKPGGESCWSLAELIHAIVLLTHYHSMCSFVFGCGVNPEPDQEGGFAFRPPSPCQTDSPGAEEGGGGPRSGDALQEVEALMRKMRLLQQQEEEASQEEMATRFEKEKRESLLVTPEDEDRHLLSANVSCFVEDPDFGYEDFTRRGEQGPPTFRALDYSWEDHGYSLINRLYSDVGQLLDEKFQVVCNLTYNTMAMHSGVDTCMLRKAVWNYIHCVFGIRYDDYDYGDVNQLLERSLKVYIKTVACYPEKTTRRMYNSFWRHFRHSEKVHVNLLLLEARMQAALLYALRAVTRYMT from the exons ATGAGAGTGTCTGGTGCGGAGAACGACTGGAGTGAAAGCAGAAGTGACGGCATGACCTGTGAGCGATGCAAAGCCCAG GACAGAGGAATACAGGTCCCACGTGTTCTGGGTAAAGGACCAAGCTTCTTTATACCCTTAAAACAG ATCATGGAAGAGGGTGTTGAAAGTGATCATCAGCTTCTCATAGAGGCCTTTGTTTCAATGGGACGAGTGGACAACATTACCTCAATTATGGGGTTGCACCCTAAATATCTGGCCTGTTTCCTCCGGACCCGGCACTACCTTCTGCAGATGGATGGCCCCCTGCCATACCCATGCCGCCACTATATTGCAATCATG GCTGCTGCCCGACACCAATGCTTGTATTTGGTTCAGTTACATGCATCAGAGTTTCTTCAAGTTGGAGGTGATCCCCAGTGGCTTAATGGCCTACAATATTGTCCAAGAAAGCTGAAGAATCTAAATGAGTTGAATAAACTACTTGCTCACCGGCCATGGTTCATCACCAAGGATCATATTGAG GCCCTTTTAAAACCAGGTGGAGAGAGTTGTTGGTCCCTGGCTGAGCTGATCCATGCCATCGTTCTTCTCACTCACTACCACTCAATGTGCTCCTTCGTTTTTGGCTGTGGCGTTAACCCTGAACCTGATCAAGAAGGGGGCTTTGCCTTCCGTCCCCCATCTCCTTGCCAGACTGATAGCCCTGGAGCCGAGGAAGGGGGTGGAGGACCAAGG TCAGGAGATGCTCTGCAAGAGGTGGAGGCTCTCATGAGGAAGATGAGGCTCCTGCAGCAGCAAGAGGAAGAGGCCAGCCAAGAAGAGATGGCAACACGATTTGAGAAAGAGAAGAGGGAAAGCTTGCTGGTTACTCCTGAAG ATGAAGATCGACATTTGCTCTCTGCCAACGTCTCCTGCTTTGTGGAAGATCCAGACTTTGGGTATGAAGATTTCACTCGTCGTGGTGAGCAAGGCCCACCTACCTTCAGAGCCCTG GACTATTCCTGGGAGGATCACGGCTACTCCTTAATAAACCGCCTTTACTCTGATGTTGGTCAGCTTCTGGATGAGAAGTTCCAGGTTGTCTGCAATCTCACATATAACACCATGGCTATGCATAGCGGTGTGGATACCTGCATGCTGCGCAAAGCCGTGTGGAATTATATCCATTGTGTGTTTGGAATCCG CTATGATGACTACGACTATGGTGATGTGAACCAGCTCTTAGAGCGAAGCCTAAAGGTCTATATTAAAACGGTGGCCTGCTATCCAGAGAAGACGACTCGCCGAATGTACAACAGTTTCTGGAGGCACTTCCGGCATTCGGAAAAG GTGCACGTCAACTTGTTGCTCCTGGAAGCCCGCATGCAGGCTGCCCTTCTCTATGCTTTACGTGCCGTCACCCGCTACATGACGTGA
- the sesn2 gene encoding sestrin-2 isoform X1 gives MVSETAWNWRKFDCVCSRDPEERASAMDLLSQTVLSCQEEEGTVTLCDSESIPDHQKMLVLLLRLSLSCPFRDIREKTALLLRIAQDRGIQVPRVLGKGPSFFIPLKQIMEEGVESDHQLLIEAFVSMGRVDNITSIMGLHPKYLACFLRTRHYLLQMDGPLPYPCRHYIAIMAAARHQCLYLVQLHASEFLQVGGDPQWLNGLQYCPRKLKNLNELNKLLAHRPWFITKDHIEALLKPGGESCWSLAELIHAIVLLTHYHSMCSFVFGCGVNPEPDQEGGFAFRPPSPCQTDSPGAEEGGGGPRSGDALQEVEALMRKMRLLQQQEEEASQEEMATRFEKEKRESLLVTPEDEDRHLLSANVSCFVEDPDFGYEDFTRRGEQGPPTFRALDYSWEDHGYSLINRLYSDVGQLLDEKFQVVCNLTYNTMAMHSGVDTCMLRKAVWNYIHCVFGIRYDDYDYGDVNQLLERSLKVYIKTVACYPEKTTRRMYNSFWRHFRHSEKVHVNLLLLEARMQAALLYALRAVTRYMT, from the exons ATGGTCTCCGAAACTGCTTGGAATTGGAGGAAGTTTGACTGCGTTTGCAGCCGCGACCCGGAGGAGCGAGCGTCAGCCATGGACCTACTGTCGCAGACCGTTCTGAGCTGTCAAGAGGAAGAAGGAACCGTCACACTTTGTGACAGCGAGTCCATTCCGGACCACCAGAAGATGCTGGTCCTACTTCTGCGCTTGTCTCTTAGCTGTCCATTCAGAGACATCCGGGAAAAAACGGCGCTGTTGCTTCGGATTGCACAG GACAGAGGAATACAGGTCCCACGTGTTCTGGGTAAAGGACCAAGCTTCTTTATACCCTTAAAACAG ATCATGGAAGAGGGTGTTGAAAGTGATCATCAGCTTCTCATAGAGGCCTTTGTTTCAATGGGACGAGTGGACAACATTACCTCAATTATGGGGTTGCACCCTAAATATCTGGCCTGTTTCCTCCGGACCCGGCACTACCTTCTGCAGATGGATGGCCCCCTGCCATACCCATGCCGCCACTATATTGCAATCATG GCTGCTGCCCGACACCAATGCTTGTATTTGGTTCAGTTACATGCATCAGAGTTTCTTCAAGTTGGAGGTGATCCCCAGTGGCTTAATGGCCTACAATATTGTCCAAGAAAGCTGAAGAATCTAAATGAGTTGAATAAACTACTTGCTCACCGGCCATGGTTCATCACCAAGGATCATATTGAG GCCCTTTTAAAACCAGGTGGAGAGAGTTGTTGGTCCCTGGCTGAGCTGATCCATGCCATCGTTCTTCTCACTCACTACCACTCAATGTGCTCCTTCGTTTTTGGCTGTGGCGTTAACCCTGAACCTGATCAAGAAGGGGGCTTTGCCTTCCGTCCCCCATCTCCTTGCCAGACTGATAGCCCTGGAGCCGAGGAAGGGGGTGGAGGACCAAGG TCAGGAGATGCTCTGCAAGAGGTGGAGGCTCTCATGAGGAAGATGAGGCTCCTGCAGCAGCAAGAGGAAGAGGCCAGCCAAGAAGAGATGGCAACACGATTTGAGAAAGAGAAGAGGGAAAGCTTGCTGGTTACTCCTGAAG ATGAAGATCGACATTTGCTCTCTGCCAACGTCTCCTGCTTTGTGGAAGATCCAGACTTTGGGTATGAAGATTTCACTCGTCGTGGTGAGCAAGGCCCACCTACCTTCAGAGCCCTG GACTATTCCTGGGAGGATCACGGCTACTCCTTAATAAACCGCCTTTACTCTGATGTTGGTCAGCTTCTGGATGAGAAGTTCCAGGTTGTCTGCAATCTCACATATAACACCATGGCTATGCATAGCGGTGTGGATACCTGCATGCTGCGCAAAGCCGTGTGGAATTATATCCATTGTGTGTTTGGAATCCG CTATGATGACTACGACTATGGTGATGTGAACCAGCTCTTAGAGCGAAGCCTAAAGGTCTATATTAAAACGGTGGCCTGCTATCCAGAGAAGACGACTCGCCGAATGTACAACAGTTTCTGGAGGCACTTCCGGCATTCGGAAAAG GTGCACGTCAACTTGTTGCTCCTGGAAGCCCGCATGCAGGCTGCCCTTCTCTATGCTTTACGTGCCGTCACCCGCTACATGACGTGA